A part of Haloarchaeobius sp. HME9146 genomic DNA contains:
- a CDS encoding CDGSH iron-sulfur domain-containing protein encodes MSREVTHTEDRPYKLTPEDIHDEKGDVAICQCGLSATRPFCDGSHRATHDEEDGVRYKYENDDDGGERRAIEEIVFRD; translated from the coding sequence ATGAGCCGCGAAGTGACCCACACCGAGGACCGCCCGTACAAGCTCACGCCGGAGGACATCCACGACGAGAAAGGCGACGTGGCCATCTGTCAGTGCGGGCTCTCCGCGACTCGGCCGTTCTGCGACGGCTCGCACAGGGCGACCCACGACGAGGAGGACGGCGTTCGCTACAAGTACGAGAACGACGACGACGGGGGCGAGCGTCGAGCGATAGAAGAGATCGTCTTTCGCGACTAG